From a single Cyclobacterium marinum DSM 745 genomic region:
- a CDS encoding malectin domain-containing carbohydrate-binding protein, which translates to MKAHFLVVFILVLNAFPISVALAANYYISSETGDDSRSLEEAQNPATPWKSIAKVNFIFNSLKPGDALLFKRGETFYGSLHLSASGTASSPLKIGEYGSGVKPILTSFQTIEKWKSLGNGLYESLDVVDSDEVQVLLINGQRHEMGRYPNIDAANSGYLNIEKVETNVIKSALLGSSPNWEGGNVVIRTKDWVINNYTVLSHSGGQVRYDANISQYKAEEGYGFFISNHLGTLDSFGEWYFNPSSKKISVYLADQSPKNLKIEVSTLDNLLTKDYRDQYINIESIHFKGANKNIIQLEGGNDIKINNVEIDYAGEDGIHALSVIRLLIENNNISNVYNNGLNLRYGNDEAIVQNNTISHTATMAGRTQNDDAAGIGIFVGGENILVHNNSVINTGFNGIQFSGNYIEIRNNYVDNFCLIKSDGGGIYTFGGTSYQKYFGRKIEGNIVINGIGNPAGSPKREVGSNLLVEGIFLDDNSNNIEIIGNTVANTSNSGLKIANGNSITVDNNLFFNNGNALSIGNSTTGNDTRNNRIVNNQFFTKHIDQNSYFINTYKDDISQMASFDKNYFFRPMGDEFSILNQYQKNGEKKRLLHDLNEWKSKYNKDQNSTSNTVDISTYSIHKVIGESIYANSTFDENINELSCSNCLETWDAESKLSGGALKVSSSTQSSIKINLGTLKQDKTYVLSFKSYATKPTHLEFNLRFSDSPWERLSPIKTFRINEQVSSYEAIFTPYQDVEEVSLMVHFNAEESITYWLDDLEFVEVEATLISPDDLMLFKYNPSNTNKTINLSGVYVNAKLEQYSGKVILPPYGALALFRTSDTNNPNESQDELYYHTGEEASIEYDGQTFEPIKSAYITSSSSTYKNTNASNEQLFQSERFANELTFQIPVENGAYTIKTYHNELYFGKGGATAQKGNRVFDIYIEEELVKEDLDLFVQSNNWEETLTFESVQITDGLLDLKLISSANNATISGLAIISENRIDSPDGEFTFFLNTGGQREATLIGKTFVAESEKAIFFNDESSRFENIDLDVEQLFQTERNGKHLVYSIPVPSGNYTLFTFHNELWFGQNGVPEKAASRVFDISIEDEVLTSDFDLFVENNNSPTILSFDNIAVTDGHLTLEMISKLNNASISGIAIIGNGAKNSELVVELKNLQAYYYNISDKESPNEKINYRIFPNPTKGEANLEIGAGMEKGTVVIYNSNGHLVNKFDWDKPTNNNKLSIPLENLSMGIYFINVIDERNLLFRQKLIISP; encoded by the coding sequence ATGAAAGCTCATTTTTTAGTTGTATTCATTTTAGTACTTAATGCATTTCCAATAAGCGTTGCGTTGGCAGCCAATTATTATATATCTAGTGAAACTGGCGACGACAGTAGATCACTAGAAGAGGCCCAAAACCCCGCCACTCCTTGGAAATCTATAGCAAAAGTCAATTTTATATTTAATTCACTTAAACCTGGAGATGCCCTACTTTTTAAAAGAGGAGAAACCTTTTATGGCAGCCTTCACCTCAGTGCTTCAGGAACAGCTTCTTCTCCATTAAAGATCGGTGAATATGGATCAGGAGTAAAACCTATCCTAACTTCCTTTCAAACCATTGAAAAGTGGAAATCCCTAGGAAATGGGCTTTATGAAAGTTTAGATGTAGTCGATTCGGACGAGGTACAAGTCCTACTTATCAATGGTCAACGGCATGAAATGGGACGATACCCTAATATTGACGCTGCAAATTCCGGGTATCTTAACATTGAGAAGGTGGAAACCAATGTAATCAAAAGCGCCCTTTTAGGCAGTTCCCCAAACTGGGAAGGTGGCAATGTAGTGATACGTACAAAAGATTGGGTTATAAATAATTATACCGTGTTAAGTCATTCCGGTGGACAGGTAAGGTACGATGCCAATATTAGTCAATACAAAGCAGAAGAGGGTTACGGCTTTTTTATTTCCAATCACCTAGGCACGCTGGATTCATTTGGAGAATGGTATTTCAATCCTTCTTCAAAGAAAATTTCTGTCTACCTAGCTGATCAGTCCCCAAAAAATCTAAAAATTGAAGTCAGCACACTAGACAATTTACTTACGAAAGACTACCGAGACCAATACATTAACATTGAAAGCATCCATTTTAAAGGTGCAAATAAAAATATTATTCAATTGGAGGGTGGGAATGACATTAAAATAAACAATGTTGAAATTGATTATGCGGGTGAGGATGGAATACATGCTTTAAGTGTAATCCGCCTACTTATTGAAAACAATAATATTAGCAATGTCTATAATAATGGCCTAAACTTAAGGTATGGCAATGATGAGGCGATTGTTCAAAACAATACCATCAGCCATACGGCTACAATGGCAGGAAGGACTCAAAATGATGATGCAGCAGGGATTGGAATTTTCGTCGGAGGTGAAAACATTTTAGTTCATAACAATTCAGTTATAAATACAGGCTTTAATGGCATTCAATTTAGTGGAAACTATATTGAGATCAGGAATAATTATGTAGATAATTTTTGCTTGATTAAAAGCGACGGTGGTGGGATTTACACGTTTGGGGGTACAAGTTATCAAAAGTATTTTGGTAGGAAAATAGAAGGCAATATTGTAATTAACGGAATAGGCAATCCTGCAGGCTCACCGAAAAGAGAGGTGGGTTCTAATCTATTGGTAGAGGGAATATTTTTAGATGACAATTCAAACAATATTGAAATAATCGGCAATACGGTGGCAAATACCAGCAACAGTGGCCTTAAAATAGCAAACGGTAACAGCATAACTGTAGATAATAATCTTTTTTTTAACAATGGAAATGCCCTTAGCATAGGAAATAGCACCACTGGAAATGATACAAGAAATAACCGCATTGTAAACAACCAATTTTTCACCAAACATATTGACCAGAATTCATATTTCATCAACACATACAAAGATGACATTTCTCAAATGGCAAGCTTTGATAAGAATTACTTTTTCAGACCAATGGGAGATGAATTCAGTATACTCAATCAATACCAAAAAAACGGTGAGAAGAAGAGACTGCTACACGACTTAAATGAATGGAAATCAAAGTATAATAAGGATCAAAATTCTACAAGCAATACTGTTGATATTTCCACCTATTCGATTCATAAGGTTATTGGTGAGAGCATATATGCAAATTCCACTTTTGATGAGAACATCAATGAATTATCCTGTAGCAATTGTCTAGAAACCTGGGATGCTGAAAGCAAATTATCAGGAGGGGCATTAAAAGTGTCCAGCTCCACTCAAAGTTCTATTAAGATAAACCTTGGTACCTTAAAGCAAGATAAAACCTATGTATTGTCTTTTAAAAGTTATGCAACCAAACCTACTCATCTTGAATTTAATTTAAGGTTTTCTGACAGTCCTTGGGAAAGGCTCTCCCCTATTAAAACATTTAGGATCAATGAACAAGTAAGTTCTTATGAAGCAATTTTCACCCCTTATCAAGATGTAGAAGAGGTATCCCTAATGGTTCATTTCAATGCTGAAGAAAGCATAACCTATTGGCTTGATGATTTGGAGTTTGTAGAAGTGGAAGCTACCCTAATCTCTCCGGATGATTTGATGTTATTTAAATACAACCCAAGCAATACTAACAAAACAATTAATTTATCAGGGGTATATGTAAATGCTAAATTAGAGCAGTATTCCGGTAAAGTCATCTTACCTCCTTATGGTGCCTTGGCTCTTTTCCGCACCTCTGATACTAATAATCCCAATGAAAGCCAGGATGAGTTGTATTACCATACAGGAGAGGAAGCTTCCATTGAATACGATGGTCAAACCTTTGAACCAATCAAAAGTGCCTACATCACCAGTTCAAGCAGTACTTATAAAAATACCAATGCCAGCAATGAACAGCTTTTTCAGTCCGAAAGGTTTGCAAATGAATTGACCTTTCAAATACCCGTAGAAAATGGGGCTTATACGATTAAAACTTACCATAACGAATTGTACTTTGGTAAAGGTGGGGCAACCGCCCAAAAAGGAAACAGGGTTTTTGATATTTATATAGAGGAGGAATTGGTGAAAGAAGATTTAGATCTTTTTGTTCAAAGTAACAATTGGGAGGAAACGCTTACTTTTGAGTCGGTACAAATCACTGATGGACTGCTTGACCTTAAGCTTATTTCCAGCGCCAATAATGCTACCATATCCGGGCTTGCTATCATTTCAGAAAATAGGATTGATAGTCCGGATGGTGAATTTACCTTTTTTTTAAACACCGGTGGCCAAAGGGAGGCAACCCTGATTGGCAAAACCTTTGTTGCTGAATCAGAAAAAGCCATCTTTTTTAACGATGAATCCTCTCGGTTCGAAAATATAGATTTAGATGTTGAACAGCTTTTCCAAACCGAAAGAAACGGAAAGCATCTGGTTTATTCAATTCCTGTTCCAAGTGGCAATTATACCTTATTTACTTTTCACAATGAGTTATGGTTTGGTCAAAATGGAGTTCCGGAAAAAGCAGCAAGCAGGGTTTTTGATATTTCAATTGAGGATGAAGTTTTGACAAGTGATTTTGATCTTTTTGTAGAAAACAATAACTCACCTACAATATTGTCTTTTGATAATATTGCTGTAACAGATGGGCATTTAACCCTCGAGATGATTTCCAAGCTTAACAATGCTAGTATTTCGGGAATTGCCATAATAGGCAACGGAGCCAAAAATAGTGAATTGGTCGTTGAACTGAAAAATCTACAGGCCTACTATTACAATATTTCTGATAAAGAAAGTCCAAACGAAAAAATCAACTATCGGATATTTCCAAATCCGACAAAGGGGGAAGCAAATTTAGAAATTGGCGCTGGGATGGAAAAAGGAACAGTTGTGATTTACAATAGCAATGGTCATCTGGTCAACAAGTTTGATTGGGACAAACCAACCAATAACAATAAACTAAGCATCCCTTTAGAAAATTTATCGATGGGTATCTATTTTATTAATGTCATCGATGAGCGTAACCTTTTATTCAGGCAAAAATTAATTATCAGCCCCTAA
- a CDS encoding M90 family metallopeptidase has protein sequence MTVLFVLFFAMVFGFIGFYWQRKKQNKWKVPSSPFPTEWRSILMENIPYYRSLSSDDKQRFEYKIQEFLLNCKVTGVKTEINLKDKILVASSAIIPIFGFEDWKYINLYEVLIYPTFFNEKFSLDAADRRVSGMVGNGPMEGVMILSKKALELGFKNETDKKNTAIHEFIHLIDKTDGSVDGIPSLLMERQYAIPWLDYINKKIEEIHEGKSDINPYGGTNQAEFFSVASEYFFERPKLLKRKHPKLYALLERVFNQDMASKNLRK, from the coding sequence ATGACTGTCCTATTTGTGCTCTTTTTTGCCATGGTTTTTGGCTTTATTGGATTTTATTGGCAACGGAAAAAACAAAATAAATGGAAAGTCCCCTCCTCCCCATTTCCAACTGAATGGCGCAGCATTTTAATGGAAAACATTCCGTATTACAGGTCTTTGTCATCGGATGATAAACAGCGTTTTGAATACAAAATCCAAGAATTCTTATTGAACTGCAAGGTAACCGGAGTGAAAACGGAGATCAACTTAAAAGACAAGATACTTGTGGCCTCCAGTGCCATTATCCCAATTTTCGGTTTTGAAGATTGGAAATACATCAACCTTTATGAGGTCTTAATTTACCCTACCTTTTTCAATGAAAAATTCAGCCTAGACGCTGCCGACAGGAGGGTTTCCGGGATGGTTGGCAATGGACCTATGGAGGGTGTGATGATCTTGTCAAAAAAAGCCTTGGAATTGGGCTTTAAAAATGAAACTGATAAAAAGAATACAGCCATACACGAATTTATACATCTAATAGACAAAACCGATGGGTCAGTGGATGGCATTCCCTCTTTGCTAATGGAAAGGCAATATGCCATACCTTGGCTAGATTATATCAATAAAAAAATAGAGGAAATTCACGAAGGAAAGTCAGACATTAATCCATATGGTGGAACTAATCAAGCGGAATTTTTTTCTGTGGCCAGTGAATACTTTTTTGAGCGGCCAAAACTACTGAAAAGAAAACATCCAAAGTTATACGCCTTATTGGAAAGGGTATTTAATCAGGACATGGCTTCAAAAAACCTAAGAAAATAG
- a CDS encoding GIY-YIG nuclease family protein yields MNGWLYILECADGTYYTGSTINLDLRLLQHQNGEGANYTKKRLPVQLIYSEEYQRIDEAFFREKQVKGWGRKKKEALINGEHNLLPALALNYTQYPR; encoded by the coding sequence ATGAATGGATGGCTCTATATTTTGGAATGTGCCGATGGGACCTACTACACAGGTAGCACCATTAACCTCGACCTTAGGCTTCTACAACATCAAAATGGAGAGGGTGCCAATTACACTAAAAAAAGGTTACCAGTTCAATTAATTTATTCTGAAGAATATCAACGAATAGATGAAGCATTTTTCAGAGAGAAACAAGTGAAAGGCTGGGGCAGAAAAAAGAAAGAAGCTTTGATCAATGGAGAACACAATTTATTGCCAGCTCTTGCTCTAAATTACACACAATATCCGAGATAG
- a CDS encoding CHRD domain-containing protein — protein MKKIKIGMMLVLCALVTFACEDDEDTPAKVELQSFDIMLDNAYSIPMVTGRSETGNIQMRLYDDNSLTFTITIDNLMASDDLTVAHVHTGDVVTAGSVAITLVDGTDIAFSGNMATGTINLTADQINTLQGDDVYVNVHSSDQASGLVRGQIDQTIDNAYNVTMSSANEIPAIIDRNETGEAYIRIMGNTMYYKVIVNDLEASDAITAGHIHEGSATVNGGVLVNLGITANAELEQTKSLTLSTDELSKINNDELYVNIHSTQYPGGLLRGQIR, from the coding sequence ATGAAAAAGATAAAAATAGGAATGATGCTTGTTTTATGTGCTTTGGTGACTTTTGCCTGTGAAGATGATGAGGATACACCTGCAAAAGTAGAGCTACAGTCTTTTGATATTATGCTAGACAATGCCTATTCCATTCCTATGGTAACAGGAAGAAGCGAGACGGGTAATATTCAAATGCGCCTTTATGATGACAACTCCCTGACTTTTACCATAACTATTGACAATCTTATGGCATCAGATGACCTAACAGTTGCTCATGTACATACCGGGGATGTGGTAACGGCAGGAAGTGTGGCTATCACACTTGTAGACGGGACAGACATCGCATTTTCAGGAAACATGGCCACAGGAACGATCAACTTGACAGCCGATCAAATTAACACACTCCAAGGAGATGATGTTTATGTTAATGTGCATTCCTCAGACCAAGCATCAGGCTTGGTAAGGGGACAAATTGACCAAACCATTGATAATGCCTACAATGTAACCATGTCTTCAGCCAATGAAATCCCGGCTATTATTGATAGAAATGAAACGGGGGAAGCTTATATTAGAATTATGGGTAATACTATGTATTATAAGGTCATTGTCAATGATCTGGAGGCTTCAGATGCCATCACAGCTGGCCATATTCATGAAGGATCTGCCACTGTAAACGGAGGAGTTTTGGTAAATCTTGGCATTACAGCCAATGCTGAACTTGAACAAACGAAGAGTCTAACTCTAAGTACAGATGAGCTCAGCAAAATTAATAATGATGAATTGTATGTAAATATCCATTCAACCCAATACCCCGGAGGTTTATTGCGAGGTCAAATTAGGTAA
- a CDS encoding DNA adenine methylase → MENSVKHSQFESPLRYPGGKACIFPFISNLFYENNLIGTDYAEPYAGGAGLALKLLFNEYVNKININDFDYSIYSFWKSILDSNSRYCDWLEEVKINIENWHYYKEILKNSENYSQFELGQAVFYLNRTNISGVIKGGPIGGLQQKGKYKMTARFNKPDLIKRIERIEKFKNRIILSNLDGIDFIRQLNQQPRNLFIYLDPPYVHKGADLYMNYFKKKDHENLAKQVHKIKHSWLVSYDNNDLIIGLYAKQRKLKYSLSQSASNRVGSEILVFANQLNFNESSFKLKKVQLINV, encoded by the coding sequence ATGGAAAATAGTGTTAAGCATAGCCAATTTGAATCGCCTCTCCGATATCCTGGAGGAAAAGCTTGCATTTTCCCTTTTATCTCAAACCTTTTTTATGAAAATAATTTAATTGGTACTGACTATGCTGAACCATATGCAGGTGGGGCCGGGCTCGCACTCAAGTTACTATTTAACGAATATGTTAACAAAATAAATATAAATGATTTTGACTATTCGATTTATTCCTTCTGGAAATCTATTTTAGATTCAAATAGCCGTTATTGTGATTGGCTAGAAGAAGTCAAAATCAACATTGAAAATTGGCATTATTATAAAGAAATTCTGAAAAATTCTGAAAATTATAGCCAATTCGAACTAGGTCAGGCTGTTTTTTACCTAAATCGAACAAATATCTCAGGAGTTATTAAAGGAGGCCCAATAGGTGGCTTACAGCAAAAAGGGAAGTATAAAATGACGGCGAGATTTAACAAACCAGACCTCATAAAAAGAATTGAAAGGATTGAAAAATTTAAAAATAGAATCATACTATCAAATCTTGATGGAATAGACTTTATTCGTCAATTAAATCAACAACCACGCAACCTATTTATATATTTAGATCCGCCATATGTGCATAAGGGCGCTGATTTGTACATGAACTACTTTAAGAAGAAAGACCACGAGAATCTTGCTAAACAAGTTCATAAAATTAAACACAGTTGGCTCGTTTCTTATGACAATAATGACCTTATTATAGGATTATACGCAAAACAAAGGAAATTAAAATATAGTTTATCACAATCAGCCTCAAATCGAGTTGGTAGTGAAATACTAGTCTTTGCAAACCAATTGAATTTTAATGAATCAAGTTTTAAATTAAAAAAAGTTCAATTAATTAATGTTTAG
- a CDS encoding phage tail sheath family protein: MPNQRKTPGVYVSEIDSFGNSIVPVATAVPAFIGYTHNTSYNGEDLRNKPCRVTSLSDYYTIFGNKPPVTQFDLEKTTTDAADFTYGEDGESYMVKANGPQYRMHSALQFFYNNGGEECYVVCVGDYKDPIKAADLKAAVDLLEKEVRPTLLLIPEAVELYDDSQSALKDRYKDAYSLQSHMINHCGSIGNRMAILDIPRGYWEPEKNPSQSIDAFRENVNPSQSAYYSFAAAYYPWLHTNLYSEADFSYENLSGNAMKTLDTLLNIDASQVPEQSKGAVLLMISQLTSQAAAEGADAPPTEDPKSSNEEQLKIKADRQKNAHNNLQSISKAYKLVLRTIQKKVNTMPPSAAMAGIFTSVDMNQGVWIAPANVAINSVTGPAVHITSEMQEDLNVPLSGKAINAIRTFPGQGVLVWGARTMDGNSQDWRYVNVRRTTIFLEQSIKSAIRVYVYEPNTANTWATIKSEIANFLTDVWKQGALMGSSPSDAYSVAVGLGSTMTAEDILNDILRVSVKVALTHPAEFIEISLEQKMENG; this comes from the coding sequence ATGCCTAATCAAAGAAAAACCCCAGGCGTTTATGTCTCGGAAATAGATTCCTTTGGGAATTCAATAGTACCAGTAGCCACCGCAGTTCCGGCTTTTATAGGCTATACGCACAATACAAGCTACAATGGAGAAGATTTGCGCAATAAGCCGTGCAGGGTAACCTCGCTGTCTGATTATTATACGATTTTCGGCAATAAACCGCCAGTGACTCAATTTGACCTTGAAAAGACCACAACCGATGCAGCGGATTTTACCTATGGGGAAGACGGGGAAAGCTATATGGTAAAAGCAAATGGGCCGCAATACCGAATGCACAGTGCCCTTCAATTTTTCTATAACAATGGCGGAGAGGAATGCTATGTAGTTTGTGTTGGCGATTACAAAGACCCTATCAAGGCAGCGGACTTAAAAGCGGCAGTAGACCTACTGGAAAAAGAGGTGCGCCCTACCCTACTCCTTATTCCGGAGGCAGTGGAATTATACGATGACAGCCAATCGGCTTTGAAAGACAGGTATAAAGACGCTTATTCATTACAATCCCATATGATCAACCATTGTGGGTCCATAGGCAACCGTATGGCCATTTTGGACATTCCCAGGGGCTATTGGGAACCTGAAAAAAATCCATCTCAGAGCATTGATGCCTTTAGGGAAAATGTGAACCCTTCGCAATCCGCTTACTATTCTTTTGCCGCAGCCTATTACCCCTGGTTACACACAAATTTGTATTCCGAAGCTGATTTCTCCTATGAAAACCTATCAGGCAATGCCATGAAAACACTGGACACTTTGCTCAATATAGATGCTTCGCAAGTTCCTGAACAATCAAAAGGAGCAGTTTTACTTATGATATCCCAACTGACAAGCCAGGCTGCTGCTGAAGGAGCCGATGCTCCTCCAACGGAAGACCCCAAATCAAGCAATGAAGAACAGCTAAAAATCAAAGCCGACCGTCAAAAAAACGCGCATAACAACCTTCAATCCATTAGTAAGGCGTATAAACTGGTGCTTAGAACAATCCAGAAGAAAGTAAATACAATGCCTCCATCTGCTGCCATGGCGGGGATTTTTACTTCTGTGGACATGAACCAAGGAGTGTGGATAGCACCGGCAAATGTAGCCATCAATAGTGTAACAGGTCCCGCGGTCCATATTACCTCTGAAATGCAGGAAGACCTTAATGTGCCTTTGTCTGGAAAAGCTATAAATGCTATTCGTACCTTCCCGGGACAAGGAGTTCTGGTCTGGGGTGCCCGCACCATGGACGGCAACTCCCAAGACTGGAGGTATGTCAACGTAAGGCGAACAACCATCTTCTTGGAGCAATCAATTAAATCCGCTATTCGAGTCTATGTATATGAACCCAATACTGCTAATACCTGGGCAACGATTAAAAGTGAGATTGCAAACTTTTTAACGGATGTATGGAAACAAGGAGCACTTATGGGTTCAAGTCCGTCAGATGCCTATTCAGTGGCTGTAGGCTTGGGCAGCACCATGACGGCAGAAGACATTTTAAACGATATCTTACGTGTATCCGTAAAAGTAGCCCTCACCCACCCCGCAGAGTTTATCGAAATCAGCTTGGAGCAGAAGATGGAGAATGGGTAA
- a CDS encoding FAD-dependent oxidoreductase encodes MKRRKMISTMGAISLGLASSPLSKAEVVKKPYKITEKTIETDILIVGGGTAGVVAAIQAGRAGAKTTLVESGSQLGGTTTTGGVSFPGIFHAWGKQVIGGIGWELVMEAVSLNDDILPNFSIIPNNTTIRHWRHQVTVNPALYALIAEEKCVEAGVNIHYYETPTSIEFKDGKWFVKTVGKGLSNEIICDQIIDCTGNATAASIAGFKLLREEDTQPGSFVFRIGGYDLEKLDLSKIPKEYHSRLKQNMLINSDVKVESSVNNFPPTSPYNYVYVHGADSSTSELHTKANLEGRASLLQLIRKLRTFPGCEKIKLLDARPETAIRETYRIDGLYKITHNDYVTGKVFEDSLSYSFYPIDLHRNGKSIYQEFLKEDVVATIPLRALIPKNSQNFLVAGRCLSSDRLANSALRVQASCMGMAQAAAAAAVLAIKHKVTPANVPLPELKNMLKEHGGIVPNA; translated from the coding sequence ATGAAGCGAAGAAAGATGATTTCCACCATGGGAGCCATTTCCCTTGGATTAGCCTCCTCACCACTTTCAAAAGCAGAGGTAGTAAAAAAACCGTATAAAATCACGGAGAAAACTATTGAAACCGATATTTTGATTGTTGGTGGTGGTACTGCTGGAGTGGTAGCAGCCATTCAGGCAGGAAGAGCAGGAGCTAAAACAACCCTAGTAGAAAGTGGTAGCCAATTGGGAGGAACAACCACTACCGGAGGGGTTTCCTTTCCCGGGATTTTCCATGCCTGGGGAAAACAGGTCATCGGAGGCATAGGATGGGAACTGGTGATGGAAGCCGTAAGTCTTAATGATGATATCCTACCCAATTTCTCCATTATACCCAATAATACAACCATTCGCCATTGGAGGCATCAGGTAACCGTTAATCCAGCACTCTACGCCTTGATTGCGGAGGAAAAGTGTGTGGAAGCAGGTGTTAATATTCACTATTACGAAACGCCTACAAGTATCGAATTTAAAGATGGAAAATGGTTTGTGAAAACAGTGGGTAAAGGGCTTAGCAATGAGATTATATGTGATCAGATCATAGATTGTACCGGTAATGCTACCGCAGCCTCTATAGCAGGTTTTAAGCTTTTGAGAGAAGAAGATACCCAACCAGGGTCATTTGTATTCAGAATAGGTGGCTATGATTTGGAAAAGCTGGACCTGTCGAAGATTCCTAAAGAATACCATTCCAGGCTCAAGCAAAACATGCTTATCAATAGTGATGTGAAAGTGGAATCATCGGTTAATAATTTCCCTCCAACTTCTCCTTATAATTATGTCTACGTACATGGTGCTGACTCCTCTACTTCGGAGCTACATACAAAGGCCAACCTGGAGGGAAGGGCTTCATTGTTGCAATTGATTAGGAAATTAAGAACATTCCCAGGTTGTGAAAAGATTAAATTATTGGATGCACGACCTGAGACGGCCATTCGGGAAACTTACCGAATTGACGGACTCTATAAAATTACCCATAATGACTATGTTACAGGGAAAGTATTTGAGGACTCCTTGTCCTATTCATTTTATCCAATTGATTTGCATAGAAACGGGAAGTCCATTTACCAGGAATTTCTAAAGGAAGACGTGGTTGCCACAATTCCACTGAGGGCATTGATACCCAAAAACAGCCAGAATTTCTTGGTGGCCGGACGTTGTCTAAGCAGTGACAGGCTGGCCAATTCCGCACTACGTGTTCAAGCTTCTTGTATGGGAATGGCGCAGGCCGCAGCGGCCGCAGCAGTATTGGCCATCAAACATAAGGTAACACCAGCAAATGTTCCTCTTCCAGAATTGAAAAATATGCTAAAGGAACATGGAGGAATAGTACCCAATGCGTAA
- a CDS encoding toxin-antitoxin system YwqK family antitoxin: MRNLMCILLIQLIVSCGQASKKDDKSLKQETFTRLEVPSSTIDKSRLVYDNKISIWTLDGEKFSGYALTYFPDGTIKQKMGILEGRKQNETIDWYPDGQVKHIAHYHKGKLHGEKKTWSADSRHLLISHLNYNSGKLHGVQKKWYSTGELFKVLNMNMGKEEGIQKAFRENGDLFANYEAKDGRNYGLKRAFLCVGLEDEVVQYEN; this comes from the coding sequence ATGAGAAACTTAATGTGTATCCTTCTAATTCAATTGATCGTCAGCTGTGGACAAGCCTCAAAAAAGGATGATAAAAGCCTTAAACAGGAAACATTCACCCGCTTGGAGGTTCCCTCAAGTACGATCGATAAATCAAGGCTTGTTTATGACAACAAGATTTCGATTTGGACCTTAGATGGGGAAAAATTTTCAGGTTATGCTTTAACTTATTTTCCTGACGGCACTATAAAACAAAAGATGGGTATCCTGGAAGGTCGAAAGCAAAATGAAACCATCGACTGGTACCCAGATGGGCAAGTCAAACACATAGCGCATTATCACAAGGGGAAATTACATGGTGAGAAAAAAACCTGGTCTGCCGATTCAAGGCACCTTTTAATCTCCCACCTAAATTATAATTCAGGAAAGTTACATGGGGTGCAAAAAAAATGGTACTCCACAGGTGAGCTATTTAAGGTACTCAATATGAATATGGGCAAAGAGGAAGGCATCCAAAAAGCTTTTAGGGAAAATGGAGACCTCTTCGCCAATTATGAAGCAAAGGATGGGAGAAATTACGGGCTAAAAAGAGCTTTTCTTTGTGTAGGGCTGGAAGATGAAGTAGTACAGTATGAAAATTAA